The following coding sequences lie in one Vibrio splendidus genomic window:
- a CDS encoding PEGA domain-containing protein: MTNFRISALLLALSPLWVSASVSAEELNQVDPVSAIDAKLTEKNSDIERISATKVSATENLKQLQNKNSKLLREGEELKAKRNRAKSVLDKQYSRLLEDPETDLVSFQKSYQDAWAAVKENQSSQLDNEQAMNESEIHLSQIKQKQARLNNELANLRESKVEARVKRIASELRESTVLETSYTTTCSSTMTLGECTAQGKHLTNQKAVKTFKSQLLEQLTESSLAKQNLQGVQLNIHVQDSQAIKSGFSGNNSYFMQMQAQLQAKPEAVAACNLLNVSTRYCLTGSDAAVVKKSDKQWANVTVRSDQYNDSVTINGIKYGSTPLEVALPSGRHQVTISKQGYESYNRTVTINGSDTIWVKLLPSKES; the protein is encoded by the coding sequence ATGACTAACTTTCGAATTTCAGCGCTTTTACTCGCGCTATCCCCACTTTGGGTATCTGCATCGGTATCCGCTGAAGAACTGAATCAAGTCGATCCCGTTTCAGCTATCGATGCAAAGCTAACAGAGAAAAACTCAGATATTGAGCGTATTTCAGCAACCAAAGTATCGGCGACTGAAAACCTAAAACAACTTCAAAATAAGAACAGCAAGTTGTTACGCGAAGGTGAAGAACTTAAGGCAAAACGTAACAGAGCCAAGTCTGTACTCGACAAACAGTACAGTCGCTTGCTTGAAGATCCAGAAACGGATTTGGTCTCTTTCCAGAAAAGTTACCAAGACGCTTGGGCTGCGGTTAAAGAGAATCAATCGTCTCAGCTAGATAACGAACAAGCGATGAACGAGAGCGAAATTCACCTTTCTCAAATCAAACAAAAGCAAGCTCGCCTGAATAATGAGCTGGCAAACTTGAGAGAGTCGAAAGTTGAAGCTCGCGTTAAACGTATTGCATCAGAACTTCGCGAAAGTACCGTTCTTGAAACCAGCTACACCACCACATGTTCATCAACGATGACATTGGGTGAATGTACTGCTCAAGGTAAACACCTGACCAATCAAAAAGCGGTGAAAACGTTCAAGAGCCAATTACTTGAGCAGCTCACGGAAAGTTCATTAGCAAAACAGAACTTGCAAGGTGTTCAACTGAATATCCATGTTCAAGACAGCCAAGCGATCAAGAGTGGCTTTTCTGGTAACAACTCTTACTTCATGCAGATGCAGGCTCAGCTTCAAGCAAAACCTGAAGCGGTTGCAGCATGTAACTTATTGAACGTTTCAACGCGCTACTGTTTAACGGGCAGTGACGCAGCAGTCGTTAAGAAGAGTGACAAACAATGGGCTAACGTGACGGTACGTTCTGATCAGTACAATGACTCAGTGACCATCAACGGCATTAAATATGGCAGCACCCCTCTTGAGGTTGCGCTACCAAGTGGTCGTCACCAAGTAACCATTTCAAAACAAGGTTACGAGTCTTACAACCGCACAGTGACCATCAACGGTAGCGACACTATTTGGGTTAAGCTTCTTCCTAGCAAGGAAAGCTAA
- a CDS encoding AraC family transcriptional regulator yields MPKPLPFPNFDLSPLSLTGPRPAEIITLPSHMDCHDHHYSQVVIGLKGQAEFEVSGKGNLVGPGQGCVVTARSDHAFGGVVGQSDILVLNMPMPTDDDPLMLEKINQLESSNVYFQLDAQIQKLIHMLVQEMQASPDDLLLSRACNDTVIALMQRHISAFETSIKDSRFDLESLDRYIEQHLANKISVAQLAGSVFLGESQFHMLFKDQMGITPHQYVLGKRIDRSRRLIEQGNLSLGQVAELAGFSGQSSFTHTFSRLQGMSPSQYKKQISVK; encoded by the coding sequence ATGCCTAAACCGTTACCCTTTCCGAACTTTGACTTGTCCCCGCTAAGCCTTACTGGCCCTCGCCCTGCGGAGATCATTACTTTGCCTTCGCATATGGATTGTCACGATCACCATTATTCGCAGGTAGTCATTGGTTTAAAAGGTCAGGCGGAATTTGAAGTGAGCGGTAAAGGTAATCTTGTCGGTCCAGGGCAAGGCTGTGTAGTCACGGCTCGCTCTGATCATGCTTTCGGTGGAGTGGTTGGTCAGTCGGATATTCTCGTACTTAACATGCCTATGCCAACCGATGATGACCCTCTGATGCTAGAGAAGATTAACCAGTTAGAATCATCGAACGTCTACTTCCAATTAGATGCGCAAATTCAAAAGCTTATCCATATGTTGGTGCAAGAGATGCAGGCCAGTCCTGATGATCTGTTGTTGAGTCGAGCTTGTAATGACACGGTGATTGCGTTGATGCAAAGACACATCTCGGCATTTGAAACCTCGATTAAAGATTCGCGTTTCGATCTTGAGTCGTTGGATCGCTACATCGAACAACACTTGGCTAATAAGATCTCAGTCGCGCAGCTTGCAGGCAGTGTGTTCTTGGGCGAAAGCCAATTCCACATGCTATTCAAAGATCAAATGGGCATTACCCCTCACCAATATGTTTTAGGAAAGCGTATCGACCGCTCTCGACGCCTTATTGAACAAGGTAATCTTAGCCTTGGACAGGTTGCAGAACTTGCTGGTTTCTCCGGTCAATCCTCCTTTACTCACACCTTTTCTCGCCTTCAAGGCATGTCACCATCTCAATACAAAAAGCAAATTTCTGTTAAATAA
- the putA gene encoding bifunctional proline dehydrogenase/L-glutamate gamma-semialdehyde dehydrogenase PutA, translating into MFTATDVLKPEFNEQSLADLWTLISPLYMVDETQWLEQLLPLATPSESEKQQITDKTTSLIEAIRADKTSIQMIDALLLEYSLDTQEGILLMCLAEALMRIPDSATADALIRDKLSVADWKSHLKNSDSVFVNASTWGLMLTGKVVGLSSNEQSAGQAVNRLVNKLSEPVIRKAMHQAMKVMGHQFVLGRSIAEAQKNGKSMRDKGFTYSYDMLGEAALTTADANKYFKDYLMAIEAVGRDTYVSSKLSPAPSVSIKLSALHPRYEVANEDRVLTELCDTLEQLLRRAVELDVAITIDAEEADRLELSLKLFEKLYRTDLVKGWGKFGLVIQAYSKRALPVLVWLNRLAKEQGDLIPLRLVKGAYWDSEIKWSQQAGFTDYPVYTRKEATDVAYLACARYLLSPSVRGNIFPQFASHNAHTVSAIAVMTEHKDFEFQRLHGMGDSLYNHAMEAYQQSVRIYAPVGSHKDLLPYLVRRLLENGANSSFVHRLVDARCPVAELTQHPVDMLLAFDTLHNTKIPLPPAVFPERKNSYGVNIDIESEAHQFEEQVKAFLNNQWTAGPVINGESLAESMIKADQNVEQVTAPYDRRINVGQVAFANLDHVSAAITGADAAFADWNATSVETKSAALDKLADLMEDNLAELVAICHQEAGKTIHDSVDEVREAVDFCRYYAKQADNLQGFELKGFDGQTRIASRQGRGVFVCISPWNFPLAIFLGQITAALVAGNTVVAKPAEQTSLIAARAVELMNEAGFPAGTIQLLPGRGAEIGSALTSHDAIAGVAFTGSTPTAQRINVSLASRNAKPVPFIAETGGQNAMIVDSTALPEQVVRDVIRSAFASAGQRCSALRVLYIQEDIADRVVGLIHGAMDELSVGIPHLHKTDVGPVIDQNAKQKLLAHLENMTNTQKKVAQLSLGADCEHGDFVPPSAFEIDDISCLKEEQFGPVLHIVRFKASELAQVVDQINQTGFGLTMGIHSRNETTYRWIEKHVRVGNCYINRDQVGAVVGVQPFGGQGLSGTGPKAGGPHYLYRFTDVHFSQSQDKA; encoded by the coding sequence ATGTTTACAGCTACTGATGTGTTAAAGCCAGAATTCAACGAGCAGTCGCTTGCTGATCTTTGGACGCTTATCTCACCATTATATATGGTGGATGAAACCCAATGGCTAGAGCAACTTCTGCCACTAGCTACCCCTTCTGAGTCTGAAAAGCAGCAAATCACAGACAAAACGACATCATTGATCGAAGCTATCCGTGCGGATAAAACTTCAATTCAGATGATCGATGCGCTGTTGCTTGAATACAGTTTAGATACTCAAGAGGGCATCTTGCTGATGTGTCTGGCGGAAGCCTTGATGCGTATTCCTGATTCAGCAACGGCTGATGCGCTGATTCGCGACAAACTCAGCGTTGCGGATTGGAAATCTCACTTAAAGAACTCTGATTCAGTATTTGTTAACGCATCGACTTGGGGCCTAATGTTAACAGGCAAGGTTGTTGGACTTTCATCAAATGAACAGAGCGCTGGCCAAGCGGTTAACCGTTTAGTCAACAAGCTTTCTGAGCCGGTGATTCGTAAAGCGATGCACCAAGCGATGAAGGTAATGGGTCACCAATTCGTTCTTGGCCGCAGCATTGCTGAAGCGCAAAAGAACGGTAAGTCTATGCGTGACAAAGGTTTTACCTACTCATACGACATGTTAGGTGAAGCGGCACTGACCACGGCAGACGCAAACAAATACTTCAAAGATTACCTAATGGCGATTGAAGCCGTGGGTCGAGATACATACGTATCTTCAAAATTAAGTCCAGCACCGTCTGTTTCTATTAAGCTTTCCGCGCTTCACCCACGTTATGAAGTGGCGAATGAAGATCGCGTATTGACGGAACTTTGCGACACGTTAGAGCAGCTATTGCGCCGCGCAGTAGAGCTAGACGTTGCGATTACGATTGATGCGGAAGAAGCGGATCGCCTAGAGCTTTCTCTAAAATTATTCGAAAAACTGTACCGTACCGATCTTGTGAAAGGTTGGGGTAAATTTGGTCTGGTTATTCAAGCTTACTCAAAGCGCGCACTACCGGTTCTAGTATGGCTAAACCGCTTGGCGAAAGAGCAGGGTGATTTAATCCCGCTTCGCTTAGTGAAAGGCGCGTACTGGGACAGCGAAATCAAATGGTCACAGCAAGCTGGCTTTACTGATTACCCAGTTTACACACGCAAAGAAGCGACAGATGTAGCTTACCTTGCATGTGCACGTTACCTACTGAGCCCAAGTGTTCGTGGCAATATCTTCCCGCAGTTTGCGAGCCACAATGCTCATACGGTTTCTGCAATCGCAGTGATGACTGAACATAAAGATTTTGAATTTCAACGCTTACACGGCATGGGTGATTCTCTTTATAACCATGCGATGGAAGCTTACCAACAGTCGGTACGTATCTACGCACCTGTTGGCAGCCACAAAGATCTACTGCCATACCTAGTACGTCGCTTGCTAGAAAACGGAGCAAACAGCTCGTTTGTACACCGTCTAGTTGATGCGCGTTGCCCTGTAGCAGAGCTGACTCAACATCCTGTCGATATGCTTCTTGCGTTCGATACATTGCATAACACTAAGATTCCATTGCCACCGGCGGTATTCCCAGAGCGTAAAAACTCTTACGGTGTGAACATCGATATCGAAAGTGAAGCGCATCAGTTTGAAGAGCAAGTAAAAGCGTTCCTTAATAATCAATGGACTGCTGGTCCTGTGATCAACGGTGAATCTCTTGCCGAAAGCATGATCAAGGCTGATCAGAACGTTGAGCAAGTAACGGCACCTTACGATCGTCGTATCAATGTGGGTCAGGTGGCTTTCGCTAACCTTGATCATGTTTCCGCAGCGATCACTGGCGCAGACGCGGCATTCGCTGATTGGAACGCAACTTCGGTTGAAACCAAATCGGCGGCACTTGATAAACTGGCTGATCTGATGGAAGACAACCTAGCTGAATTGGTAGCGATTTGTCACCAAGAAGCAGGTAAAACAATTCACGATAGCGTTGATGAAGTGCGTGAAGCGGTCGACTTCTGTCGTTACTACGCAAAACAAGCTGACAACCTACAAGGTTTCGAACTAAAAGGTTTTGATGGCCAAACACGAATCGCTTCGCGACAAGGTCGTGGTGTGTTCGTTTGTATCAGCCCTTGGAACTTCCCTCTAGCTATCTTCCTTGGCCAAATTACTGCGGCACTAGTTGCGGGTAACACGGTTGTGGCTAAGCCTGCCGAGCAAACAAGCTTGATTGCTGCTCGCGCGGTTGAACTGATGAATGAAGCGGGTTTCCCTGCTGGCACGATTCAGCTACTACCAGGTCGCGGTGCTGAAATCGGCAGTGCGCTTACTAGCCATGATGCGATTGCTGGCGTTGCCTTTACGGGTTCAACACCGACAGCACAACGTATCAACGTGTCACTGGCAAGCCGTAACGCTAAGCCTGTTCCATTTATCGCAGAAACTGGCGGCCAGAACGCGATGATCGTCGACAGTACCGCACTGCCTGAACAGGTGGTTCGTGATGTGATTCGTTCGGCATTTGCTTCAGCAGGCCAGCGTTGTTCTGCATTGCGTGTGCTTTACATTCAGGAAGACATCGCAGACCGCGTGGTTGGATTGATTCACGGTGCAATGGACGAACTGAGTGTAGGTATCCCGCATCTTCATAAAACGGATGTTGGCCCTGTTATCGACCAAAATGCGAAACAGAAGTTGCTGGCGCACTTAGAAAATATGACCAATACCCAGAAGAAGGTGGCTCAACTTTCTTTAGGTGCTGATTGTGAACATGGTGATTTTGTTCCACCAAGTGCTTTTGAAATTGATGACATCAGCTGCTTGAAAGAAGAACAGTTTGGCCCTGTGCTGCACATCGTTCGCTTCAAGGCGAGTGAGTTAGCGCAAGTGGTAGACCAAATTAACCAAACCGGTTTTGGCTTGACCATGGGTATTCACAGCCGTAACGAGACAACTTACCGTTGGATCGAAAAACACGTGCGCGTGGGTAACTGCTACATCAACCGTGACCAAGTGGGTGCCGTTGTTGGGGTTCAACCATTCGGCGGTCAAGGTTTGTCAGGTACTGGCCCTAAAGCGGGTGGTCCTCACTATCTATACCGTTTTACAGATGTTCATTTCTCTCAATCACAAGACAAGGCATAA
- a CDS encoding 1-pyrroline-5-carboxylate dehydrogenase: MVHQVTGFSDALLAWEQWNLTDFDYKSAQVLALKSEIESQSVPLAAVATYHLEQASALLSEHHLMAGPTGETNELYAAGRGVALVIVDDCEEKVPALQTATAMITAALLAGNSVQLCSDDVQFNTLIADAAKQANLPTNLVQVASYDAAQQLLSCDVRSAGYVGNSQTAQAINLQLAKRDGAIVGLVAETDLTAMNVANDPHLSLRFITERTRTINITAVGGNATLLELGSEAH; encoded by the coding sequence ATGGTTCATCAAGTGACAGGTTTTTCTGATGCTTTGTTAGCGTGGGAACAATGGAATCTTACCGACTTTGATTACAAGAGTGCTCAGGTACTTGCGCTGAAATCAGAGATCGAAAGTCAATCTGTGCCTTTGGCTGCAGTGGCAACTTATCATCTAGAGCAAGCATCTGCGCTGCTTTCTGAACATCACCTAATGGCAGGTCCTACGGGCGAAACCAATGAGTTGTATGCCGCAGGCCGCGGTGTGGCTTTGGTGATTGTTGATGATTGCGAAGAGAAAGTGCCCGCACTGCAAACTGCAACAGCGATGATTACTGCAGCACTATTAGCAGGTAACAGCGTTCAATTGTGCAGTGATGACGTGCAGTTCAATACCTTAATTGCAGATGCCGCGAAACAAGCGAATCTACCAACCAACTTGGTGCAGGTTGCCTCGTACGACGCTGCTCAACAGCTGCTGTCTTGCGATGTACGAAGCGCGGGTTACGTAGGTAATTCACAAACGGCACAAGCTATCAATTTACAGCTTGCTAAGCGTGACGGTGCAATCGTCGGTTTAGTGGCTGAAACGGATCTGACCGCAATGAATGTTGCCAATGATCCACACCTATCGCTGCGCTTCATTACCGAGCGTACGCGAACTATAAATATAACAGCCGTGGGCGGTAACGCGACCTTGCTCGAACTTGGAAGTGAAGCTCACTAA
- the putP gene encoding sodium/proline symporter PutP, with protein MENSFAITTTFIAYLIMMLAIGVIAYKRTSNSTDYFLGGRSLGPWPAALSAGASDMSGWLLLGLPGYAYAAGFEAFWLAGGLLVGTWANWLISAKRLRTYSITTESLTLPEFLSRRFNDNSKLIQTISAFFILLFFLFYTSSGLVAGGKLFETVFGLDYTTAVIIGTVCVVSYTLFGGFLAVSWTDLVQGLLMSAALLIVPIAAMNGGLGQLSSDLHNINPELLTLWNDAKGEPLSAIAIISLAAWGLGYFGQPHILARFKATRSNKDLVTARRIAVIWTALSMVGAMLVGLVGLIYVTNSGAPKLDDGEKIFMLLVNAMFHPVIAGILLAAILAAIMSTADSQLLVSSSAMAEDLYKQILKKDATSEEIVRVGRFAVILISLIALVLAMTPDSSVLGLVSYAWAGFGAAFGPAIVLSLYWSRMNRNGALAGIVVGGVTIVLWKQFTGGWFDVYEIVPGIILSTLSIVIVSLITGEPEDEVKKQHAEFKKNLVELD; from the coding sequence ATAGAAAACAGTTTTGCAATAACGACGACGTTCATTGCGTATCTAATTATGATGCTAGCGATCGGTGTTATTGCTTACAAACGTACATCTAACTCAACTGACTACTTCCTAGGTGGTCGTTCGTTAGGCCCATGGCCTGCTGCACTTTCTGCTGGTGCATCAGACATGAGTGGTTGGTTGCTACTTGGCCTGCCTGGTTACGCTTACGCTGCTGGCTTTGAAGCATTTTGGCTTGCTGGTGGCCTACTTGTTGGTACTTGGGCAAACTGGTTAATCAGTGCAAAACGTCTACGTACTTACAGCATTACGACTGAATCACTGACGCTGCCTGAGTTCCTATCTCGTCGCTTCAACGATAATTCTAAGCTGATCCAAACAATTTCTGCTTTCTTTATCCTTTTATTCTTCCTTTTCTACACAAGTTCAGGCTTGGTAGCAGGTGGTAAATTGTTTGAAACGGTATTCGGCTTAGATTACACAACAGCGGTAATCATCGGCACGGTATGTGTGGTTTCGTACACCCTGTTTGGTGGCTTCCTAGCGGTATCTTGGACTGACTTAGTTCAAGGCCTGCTAATGTCTGCTGCGCTATTGATTGTACCAATCGCGGCAATGAACGGTGGCCTTGGTCAGCTATCTAGCGACCTGCACAACATCAACCCAGAGCTTCTAACGCTATGGAATGATGCGAAAGGTGAGCCACTGTCTGCTATTGCGATCATCTCGCTAGCGGCATGGGGCTTGGGTTACTTCGGTCAACCACACATCTTGGCTCGTTTTAAAGCAACTCGTTCAAACAAAGATCTTGTGACAGCACGCCGCATTGCGGTTATCTGGACTGCATTGTCTATGGTTGGTGCAATGCTAGTCGGTCTTGTTGGTCTAATCTACGTGACTAACTCTGGCGCACCTAAACTAGACGATGGCGAGAAGATCTTCATGCTTCTTGTTAACGCAATGTTCCACCCAGTCATCGCCGGTATCCTACTTGCTGCAATTCTAGCGGCAATCATGAGTACTGCTGATTCACAGCTTCTTGTTTCTTCATCTGCAATGGCAGAAGACTTGTACAAGCAAATTCTGAAGAAAGACGCAACGTCAGAAGAGATTGTTCGTGTTGGCCGTTTCGCGGTTATCCTAATTTCTCTGATTGCTCTTGTGCTAGCGATGACGCCGGACAGTTCAGTTCTTGGCCTTGTATCTTACGCATGGGCGGGTTTTGGTGCTGCGTTTGGTCCAGCTATCGTGTTGAGCCTGTACTGGTCTCGTATGAACCGTAACGGCGCTCTAGCGGGTATCGTGGTTGGTGGTGTTACGATTGTTCTTTGGAAACAGTTCACGGGCGGTTGGTTCGATGTTTACGAAATCGTACCGGGAATCATCCTATCGACTCTTTCTATCGTTATTGTGAGCCTAATTACTGGCGAACCAGAAGACGAAGTTAAGAAGCAACACGCTGAATTTAAGAAGAACCTAGTTGAGCTAGACTAA
- a CDS encoding helix-turn-helix domain-containing protein, with translation MPQVIPNIGFNHEKTAQAELELVPLSRLYSESNINHDPQLPHRVSFFLILFIEQGSGTHMVDFEDYPFSQGSVLFIQREQVHAFDFSNKPQGTAVLLTQAFLDSVHANMKLPNYTPTHLNKTHSALLSLDVSHQDRTQSLLQQIMTELKQSESDPLIVMYLFSALALILHRLRPEVKQDALSLQQNIKFARYFELLQNNYLRVRDANWYANQINTTYKTLNQVCKVATGLTAKQIIDSFTILEMKRQLVVTNITSQKMASDFGFEDASNFVKYFKNHTQMTPSEFQKKYSKPSLSE, from the coding sequence GTGCCTCAAGTAATCCCGAATATTGGCTTTAACCATGAAAAAACGGCGCAGGCTGAGCTGGAGTTGGTGCCCTTGTCTCGGCTCTATTCAGAAAGCAATATTAACCACGATCCTCAACTGCCCCATCGTGTCAGTTTCTTCCTGATTTTGTTTATCGAGCAAGGCTCTGGCACGCACATGGTCGACTTTGAGGACTACCCTTTTAGCCAAGGGAGCGTGTTGTTCATTCAAAGAGAGCAGGTGCACGCCTTTGATTTTAGTAATAAGCCACAAGGCACAGCGGTTTTGTTGACTCAAGCGTTCTTAGACAGCGTTCACGCTAACATGAAGTTGCCGAACTACACGCCTACTCATTTGAACAAGACACATTCTGCACTGTTGTCACTAGACGTATCCCATCAAGATCGAACGCAGAGCCTGTTACAGCAAATTATGACGGAACTGAAACAGTCAGAATCCGATCCCTTGATTGTGATGTACCTGTTCTCAGCACTAGCCCTGATCCTTCATCGCCTGCGACCAGAAGTGAAGCAAGACGCCCTGAGCTTGCAGCAAAACATTAAGTTTGCCCGCTATTTTGAGCTTCTTCAAAACAACTACCTGCGCGTGCGTGATGCAAACTGGTACGCCAATCAAATTAACACCACCTACAAGACGTTGAACCAAGTGTGTAAAGTCGCAACGGGGTTAACTGCCAAGCAAATCATCGATTCTTTTACCATTTTAGAGATGAAGCGTCAGCTGGTGGTGACCAATATTACGTCTCAAAAAATGGCGTCTGATTTTGGGTTTGAAGATGCGAGTAACTTCGTAAAGTACTTTAAAAATCATACTCAAATGACCCCTAGTGAGTTTCAAAAGAAGTATTCAAAGCCATCCCTTTCTGAATAG
- a CDS encoding nuclear transport factor 2 family protein, producing the protein MKTIIKSTLLAASVFSASTFVTIATAQELSIQEKAVAVISSIETGDAKAVSYINPEKYIQHNLAVGDGLAGFGEVLQMLPEGSAKAQVTRSFQDGDYVVIHTEYNFFGPKVGFDVFRFEDGQIVEHWDNLQEIAKPNASGRTQLDGTTKVVDLDQTDKNQQLVSGFVKDILIGGDMAKINNYIDNEDSAYLQHNPGVADGLSGLGEALGALAEAGMPMVYTANHKILGQGNFVLSISEGQFMNNHVAFYDLFRVDNGKIVEHWDTIETIPARSEWKNDNGKFGF; encoded by the coding sequence ATGAAAACAATAATTAAATCTACATTACTAGCGGCAAGCGTATTTAGCGCTTCTACTTTCGTAACCATTGCGACTGCCCAAGAGCTGTCTATTCAAGAAAAAGCGGTAGCGGTTATTTCGAGCATTGAAACGGGCGACGCAAAAGCGGTGAGCTACATTAACCCTGAAAAGTACATTCAACATAACCTAGCTGTTGGCGATGGCTTAGCGGGCTTTGGTGAAGTGCTACAAATGCTGCCTGAAGGCTCTGCGAAAGCACAAGTGACGCGCTCATTTCAAGATGGCGACTATGTTGTCATTCATACCGAATATAACTTCTTTGGTCCGAAAGTCGGCTTTGATGTGTTCCGCTTTGAAGATGGACAGATAGTTGAGCATTGGGACAACTTGCAAGAAATTGCCAAGCCAAACGCCAGTGGACGAACTCAATTAGATGGCACGACTAAAGTCGTAGATCTCGATCAAACGGACAAAAATCAGCAGTTGGTCAGTGGTTTCGTTAAAGACATCCTGATCGGCGGTGATATGGCGAAGATTAATAACTATATCGATAATGAAGACAGTGCTTACTTACAGCACAACCCAGGAGTAGCCGATGGTCTAAGCGGTTTGGGTGAAGCTTTGGGTGCGCTAGCAGAAGCGGGTATGCCAATGGTTTATACCGCCAACCATAAGATTTTAGGCCAAGGTAACTTTGTGTTGTCGATCAGTGAAGGCCAGTTCATGAATAATCACGTTGCTTTTTATGATCTATTCCGTGTTGATAACGGAAAAATCGTAGAGCACTGGGATACCATCGAAACCATTCCTGCTCGTTCAGAGTGGAAAAATGACAATGGTAAATTTGGCTTTTAA
- a CDS encoding Lrp/AsnC family transcriptional regulator, with the protein MSQHQLDRIDKEILRILHMKGRLPVVELAKQVNLTTSPCSDRLKRLEKEGYITGYHAELCSEKLGLDVQVFIHIRLDQTSFSIFDKFAQAVEMMPEVEECYSLSGDFDTMIKVRVKDMKAYQAFMATKLGTLPGVIQTRSEVVIEEHKKGFGVNPELLATLK; encoded by the coding sequence ATGTCTCAGCATCAACTCGATCGTATCGATAAAGAGATACTAAGAATTCTGCATATGAAAGGGCGTTTGCCTGTTGTTGAGTTGGCAAAGCAGGTCAACCTAACGACGTCCCCTTGTTCTGATAGATTGAAGCGATTGGAGAAAGAAGGCTACATAACGGGCTATCATGCCGAGCTCTGTTCAGAAAAGCTGGGACTCGATGTCCAAGTCTTTATCCATATTCGTCTCGACCAGACCAGCTTCTCGATTTTCGATAAATTCGCCCAAGCGGTTGAAATGATGCCTGAAGTGGAAGAGTGTTATTCGCTGTCGGGTGATTTTGACACCATGATCAAGGTTCGAGTGAAAGACATGAAGGCATACCAAGCGTTTATGGCAACCAAGCTGGGTACACTGCCGGGCGTGATTCAGACTCGCAGCGAAGTAGTGATTGAAGAGCATAAGAAAGGCTTTGGTGTTAACCCTGAGTTGTTGGCCACCCTAAAATAG